From a region of the Epinephelus fuscoguttatus linkage group LG21, E.fuscoguttatus.final_Chr_v1 genome:
- the LOC125882066 gene encoding gamma-glutamyl hydrolase-like: protein MKVLFVLLLTAAAAHSQSYHPGKCPRPSVQEDFDVTRYMGTWYEIEKLPAVFERGKCNQATYTLLTDGTVKVYNQELLSNRKMNSVKGIAKVKNSSQPAILGVNFFKGLPDDPYWVLSTDYETYSLVYSCSDYLGLFHIDFAWILARTRVLTEVVIGQLRNELASAGVNISRLTVSNQTGCDVLTRAKQNNRPIIGVLAQEVKYPKGNETSYIAASYVKTLESAGARVVPVMINQPPEYYKKLFNSINGIFYPGGSASIMSSGYQRAAKVFYELAIEANKNGDYFPVWGTCLGYEQLACLTSGKNVLSRTNTSDVPLPLVFTDEAKDSRMFEGFPPELMEELASEPLTANAHKWSVTVLTHNTNEELKNFYKVLSTNTDGKTEFVSTVEAYDYPIYGAQWHPEKNAFEWGKPYVPHSLAAVRTAFYMAEFFVNEARKNFHRFESEDEETKALIYNYNPVFKSPTSTFLQMYYF, encoded by the exons ATGAAG GTCCTGTTTGTTCTCCTCCTGACTGCTGCGGCAGCTCACAGTCAGTCTTACCACCCTGGCAAATGTCCCCGGCCATCTGTTCAAGAGGACTTTGACGTTACGAGG TATATGGGCACCTGGTATGAAATTGAGAAGCTCCcagctgtgtttgagagagGAAAATGTAACCAGGCTACATACACACTGCTCACCGATGGGACGGTCAAAGTTTACAACCAAGAGCTGCT ATCTAATAGAAAGATGAATTCAGTTAAGGGTATCGCTAAAGTTAAGAACTCATCTCAACCTGCTATTCTGGGTGTCAACTTCTTTAAAG GTCTTCCAGATGATCCCTACTGGGTGCTCTCTACAGACTACGAAACATACTCTCTGGTGTACTCTTGCTCTGACTACTTAGGCCTCTTCCACATTGATTTCGCCTGGATCCTAGCTCGCACTCGGGTGTTGACTGAGGTCGTTATTGGCCAGTTACGTAATGAGCTGGCCTCTGCTGGTGTGAACATAAGTCGCCTCACAGTCAGTAATCAGACGGGATGTGATGTCTTGACCAGAG CCAAACAAAACAACCGACCAATTATTG GTGTCCTGGCTCAAGAAGTTAAATACCCAAAAGGAAATGAAACCTCTTACATCGCTGCGTCCTATGTGAAGACTCTGGAGTCAGCAGGAGCAAGAGTTGTACCTGTCAT GATTAACCAGCCACCAGAGTACTATAAGAAACTCTTCAACTCCATTAACGG GATCTTTTACCCGGGCGGATCTGCCAGcatcatgtcatcaggttatCAGAGAGCTGCGAAAGTCTTTTATGAGCTTGCTATTGAG GCAAACAAGAACGGCGACTATTTCCCTGTGTGGGGCACGTGTCTTGGATATGAGCAGCTGGCCTGTTTGACGAGTGGAAAGAACGTACTCTCACGTACCAACACGAGTGATGTGCCATTACCGCTGGTCTTCACTGATG AGGCCAAAGACAGCAGGATGTTTGAAGGCTTCCCACCTGAGCTCATGGAAGAATTGGCCTCTGAGCCGCTGACAGCAAACGCTCACAAGTGGAGTGTGACAGTGCTG acTCATAACACAAATGAGGAGCTGAAAAACTTTTACAAAGTGCTCTCCACAAACACGGATGGGAAAACAGAGTTTGTGTCCACGGTGGAAG CATATGATTACCCAATTTATGGGGCACAGTGGCATCCagagaaaaatgcatttgaatgGGGGAAGCCTTACGTCCCACACTCTCTAGCAGCAGTCAGGACCGCCTTCTACATGGCTGAATTCTTTGTCAATGAAG CCAGGAAGAACTTTCACAGATTTGAATCCGAGGACGAGGAGACTAAAGCACTGATATATAACTACAATCCTGTTTTCAAATCACCCACAAGTACCTTTCTGCAAATGTATtatttctga